A part of Oligoflexus sp. genomic DNA contains:
- a CDS encoding XdhC family protein has translation MLTSPPELFRRAQSLKDAGANFVIATVVNVRGSASAKTGSKALFDEQGVNLYGYIGGGCAESHVSQEACEALSEKRPRIVEIDLDDEVFGLMPCGGVMDVYLEPHFSSPLVAVPNFGPWNAAAAQFLKELGFQSESGAGPSLPLHSWRELFLQLASSLAAWKGYPLEPLRNTKGWGLAPLPTLQPTPSALYVFGQTRITEEFTRILQFLEWKAQVFRNSPLDQEQPHLQVCELPMDVNALDIPKGAWVVIASHHKQDAAIAERALLSGADYVALVASEKRSRLIVADLLERGLDNSLLQRFCAPAGLNMPTDTPLQIAFSILCEILAAQNLASDSEAML, from the coding sequence CCTGAACTTTTTCGCAGGGCTCAGTCCCTCAAAGACGCCGGCGCCAACTTCGTGATTGCCACAGTCGTCAATGTCCGAGGCTCGGCCTCGGCCAAGACCGGATCCAAGGCTCTTTTCGATGAACAAGGCGTCAACCTTTACGGATACATCGGCGGCGGCTGTGCCGAGTCGCATGTATCGCAGGAAGCCTGCGAGGCTCTTTCCGAAAAAAGACCACGCATCGTGGAAATCGATCTGGATGATGAAGTCTTTGGACTGATGCCCTGCGGTGGGGTGATGGATGTTTATCTGGAGCCGCATTTTTCCAGCCCTCTGGTGGCGGTGCCCAACTTCGGACCTTGGAACGCGGCGGCCGCTCAATTTTTAAAGGAACTCGGCTTTCAGAGCGAAAGCGGGGCCGGACCTTCATTGCCGCTCCATTCGTGGCGCGAACTTTTTCTGCAGCTCGCCTCCTCACTTGCAGCGTGGAAGGGCTATCCGCTCGAACCTTTGCGGAATACCAAAGGCTGGGGCCTTGCGCCTCTGCCGACGCTTCAGCCCACGCCCTCGGCTCTTTACGTCTTTGGGCAAACCCGCATTACCGAAGAATTCACGCGCATTCTGCAATTTTTGGAATGGAAGGCGCAGGTCTTTCGCAATAGCCCCCTGGACCAGGAGCAGCCGCATCTTCAGGTTTGCGAACTGCCTATGGACGTCAATGCCCTCGATATACCGAAGGGCGCGTGGGTGGTGATTGCGAGTCATCATAAACAGGATGCGGCCATCGCCGAACGAGCCCTTCTTTCCGGCGCTGATTACGTGGCCTTGGTCGCGAGCGAGAAGCGGTCTCGACTGATCGTTGCTGATCTTTTGGAACGCGGTCTGGATAACTCCCTTTTGCAGCGTTTTTGCGCGCCAGCCGGACTGAATATGCCGACAGACACGCCGCTTCAGATCGCTTTTTCCATACTTTGCGAAATTCTCGCGGCGCAGAATCTTGCCAGTGATTCGGAGGCAATGCTATAG
- a CDS encoding VOC family protein has protein sequence MQVKLVSVIVDDQDKALRFYTEVLGFQKKTEIPLPEHKWVTLVSKDGPSVELALETNAHPAARAFQKAIYEDEIPLLTFFSDDVQKESEALVEKGVVFRVPPTQAAWGTYAVFEDTCGNLVQLHQN, from the coding sequence ATGCAAGTAAAACTCGTCAGCGTGATTGTCGATGATCAGGATAAAGCTCTTCGATTCTATACCGAAGTTCTGGGCTTTCAAAAGAAAACGGAAATTCCCCTGCCCGAGCATAAATGGGTGACGCTGGTGTCCAAGGACGGCCCTTCGGTGGAACTGGCTTTGGAAACCAATGCTCATCCCGCTGCCCGCGCTTTTCAAAAAGCGATCTATGAAGACGAGATTCCCCTCTTGACCTTCTTCAGTGATGACGTGCAGAAAGAAAGTGAAGCCCTGGTGGAAAAGGGTGTTGTTTTCCGCGTGCCACCCACGCAGGCCGCGTGGGGTACGTACGCTGTGTTCGAAGATACCTGCGGTAATCTTGTTCAGCTTCATCAAAACTGA
- a CDS encoding fibronectin type III domain-containing protein: MKMHATHLSCVLLLLASCGQKQDFEYGEELDPATLGGSGGGRTEGTVSTSTQTKTKAGKSYQIVPVTQIIEATSGIPGWSASDLPFTGASVSIGQAVTDGQTPFHFSFDYPDNNYQFLEAHLVIDTARDSSDTEAIFVDGVFSGRPPLSMVNTTSPKITDAIYYGSGVTTPNTYFIDWSLSHYKQATRNSFDLKVSDLAQGTSHTDLSLLKDGFLPVATGDDSPVYQAYLVIKGRTISSASLDCVTSQDYTFTNTFLHKDGNSTGSAAFTGTMGTPTTTATPGAFAAVEFHYDASLPQVKSEEVSLSTASINLKLKRSASGKAALVVNGRGVAETGFDRTQATTAVEAWDDAAVPAWESFLATVPQTSVLTTVSLDLKTIFGATVMRDLLAQGKLNIAVAGNLGVNSSGATTGRGFGTPISGPELAVSGTYHTEVCTVPDDPTSPLGENGLAAGSSDPETENEEVVLNDGAAPVINSVQTAQITSNSATIVWLTDEAATSKVMYGISAPDMGTETDTTLSTFHQVELKNLTPYKYYKFQVVSADRFGNESRSEIQVFVTQR; encoded by the coding sequence ATGAAAATGCATGCCACGCATTTATCCTGTGTGCTGCTCCTGCTTGCCTCCTGCGGTCAGAAGCAGGATTTTGAATACGGTGAAGAGCTGGATCCCGCAACACTCGGTGGATCTGGTGGAGGAAGGACCGAAGGGACTGTCTCCACCTCGACCCAGACGAAGACAAAGGCGGGCAAAAGCTATCAGATCGTTCCTGTCACGCAAATCATAGAGGCAACCAGCGGGATTCCAGGTTGGTCGGCCAGCGACCTTCCCTTTACCGGAGCTTCGGTTTCCATTGGTCAGGCTGTCACGGATGGCCAGACGCCTTTTCACTTCAGCTTTGATTATCCCGACAATAACTATCAGTTCCTGGAAGCACACCTTGTCATCGATACGGCGCGCGATAGTTCGGATACCGAAGCCATCTTCGTGGATGGAGTTTTCTCGGGTCGCCCACCTTTAAGCATGGTGAATACAACTTCACCAAAAATTACCGATGCGATTTATTACGGAAGCGGTGTGACGACTCCGAACACTTACTTTATCGATTGGTCCCTGTCTCACTATAAGCAGGCGACCCGCAATAGCTTCGATCTGAAGGTTTCAGACCTTGCCCAAGGGACGAGCCACACAGATTTAAGCCTTCTGAAGGATGGTTTTTTACCGGTGGCCACAGGGGATGATTCGCCTGTGTATCAGGCCTATCTGGTGATCAAGGGCCGGACTATTTCATCCGCCTCGCTCGATTGCGTCACAAGCCAGGATTATACCTTCACCAATACCTTCCTTCACAAGGATGGAAACAGTACCGGCTCTGCAGCTTTTACTGGGACGATGGGAACACCGACCACGACGGCCACACCGGGCGCCTTCGCAGCGGTTGAATTCCATTATGATGCGAGCCTTCCCCAGGTGAAAAGCGAAGAAGTATCGTTAAGCACGGCGTCGATCAATTTGAAATTGAAACGCAGTGCCAGCGGCAAGGCGGCCCTGGTGGTCAACGGCCGCGGCGTGGCCGAGACAGGATTCGATCGCACTCAGGCGACGACTGCGGTGGAAGCCTGGGATGATGCGGCTGTTCCTGCCTGGGAAAGTTTTTTGGCCACAGTGCCTCAGACCAGTGTTCTGACCACAGTCAGCCTGGATTTAAAGACGATATTCGGAGCCACCGTGATGCGAGATCTTCTGGCCCAGGGTAAACTGAATATTGCCGTGGCCGGCAACCTGGGTGTGAATTCCAGCGGAGCGACAACAGGCCGAGGCTTTGGCACGCCTATCTCAGGTCCCGAGCTGGCCGTCAGCGGAACCTATCACACGGAAGTCTGCACGGTTCCTGATGATCCAACTTCGCCTTTGGGTGAAAATGGTTTGGCTGCAGGCAGTTCGGATCCGGAAACGGAAAACGAAGAAGTTGTTCTGAATGATGGCGCGGCGCCTGTGATCAACTCGGTTCAGACCGCCCAGATTACATCGAATTCCGCGACCATCGTTTGGCTGACGGATGAAGCCGCGACCAGCAAGGTGATGTATGGTATCAGTGCGCCTGACATGGGAACGGAGACGGACACAACGCTCAGCACCTTCCATCAGGTCGAACTGAAGAAC